In the Carboxydothermus hydrogenoformans Z-2901 genome, one interval contains:
- a CDS encoding CapA family protein, with protein sequence MRRVKIIFLTFLLAITLTKAFASAASPAKEIKLVFLGDVLAGGNLNYYYQKYGYDYPWQKVKKYFQGKLVFANLESCISLRGKPERKKYTFRGRPEFLKAMKKAGVTAVSVANNHSADYGLISLYDTLGYLRQEGIYYSGAGRDVYITEIPWQGYKIGFLAFSRVIPSTAWVASPKKTGIWSIYEPNVGKILKLICENDAKYDLLVVSVHWGVERDLTPNPPEIKLAHKLVEAGADVVMGHHPHVVQRYEIYKGRPIFYSLGNFIFTSSGNKETAKTVIAEAVFTGRKLKSVEVRHGEIKRGQPVIK encoded by the coding sequence TTGCGCAGGGTAAAAATTATTTTTTTAACTTTTTTACTGGCAATTACCTTAACTAAAGCTTTTGCCAGTGCAGCTTCTCCGGCAAAGGAAATTAAACTTGTCTTTTTGGGTGATGTCTTAGCCGGCGGCAACTTAAATTATTACTACCAAAAATACGGCTATGATTATCCCTGGCAGAAGGTTAAAAAGTATTTTCAGGGTAAGCTTGTTTTTGCCAATTTAGAAAGCTGTATTTCTCTTCGGGGAAAGCCCGAAAGGAAAAAATACACTTTTCGGGGTCGACCGGAATTTTTAAAGGCTATGAAAAAGGCAGGAGTTACGGCGGTTTCGGTTGCAAATAACCACTCTGCGGATTATGGGCTGATAAGTCTTTATGATACCCTTGGCTACTTACGTCAAGAAGGGATTTACTACTCAGGGGCAGGAAGGGATGTTTATATCACGGAAATCCCCTGGCAGGGATATAAAATTGGTTTTCTTGCTTTTTCCCGGGTAATTCCTTCAACTGCCTGGGTGGCAAGCCCCAAAAAAACGGGAATCTGGTCTATTTATGAGCCGAATGTCGGTAAAATCTTAAAGTTAATCTGCGAAAATGATGCTAAATACGATCTTTTAGTGGTAAGCGTTCACTGGGGAGTGGAGAGGGATTTAACCCCAAATCCACCTGAAATAAAACTTGCCCATAAACTGGTTGAAGCGGGAGCCGATGTGGTGATGGGCCATCACCCGCATGTTGTGCAAAGGTATGAAATTTATAAAGGTAGACCAATCTTTTACAGCCTGGGTAACTTTATATTTACTTCCAGTGGTAATAAAGAAACTGCAAAAACTGTTATTGCTGAAGCGGTATTTACGGGAAGGAAACTAAAAAGTGTGGAGGTTAGGCATGGAGAAATAAAAAGAGGCCAGCCGGTCATTAAATAA